One genomic segment of Sminthopsis crassicaudata isolate SCR6 chromosome 4, ASM4859323v1, whole genome shotgun sequence includes these proteins:
- the LRRC8C gene encoding volume-regulated anion channel subunit LRRC8C, with amino-acid sequence MIPVTEFRQFSEQQPAFRVLKPWWDVFTEYLSVVMLMIGVFGCTLQVMQDKIICLPKTIQPSQNNSSLPNASHTIDTSTPLPPPPPSASPATVEMKGRKTDLDLQQYSFINQICYEKALHWYAKYFPYLVLIHTLIFMLCSNFWFKFPGSSSKIEHFISILGKCFDSPWTTRALSEVSGEDSEEKDNRKNTLQKTSYPSQTPTDTTLVKSQSLKSIPEKFVVDKTSAGALDKKEGEQAKALFEKVKKFRMHVEEGDILYSMYVRQTVLKVLKFLIIIGYNSALVPKVQFTVSCDIDIQDMTGYKHFSCNHTMAHLFSKLSFCYLCFVSIYGLTCLYTLYWLFYRSLKEYSFEYVRQETGIDDIPDVKNDFAFLLHMIDQYDPLYSKRFAVFLSEVSENKLKQLNLNNEWTVDKLRQKLQMNAQNRLELPLIMLSGLPDTVFEITELQSLKLEIIQNVMIPATIAQLSNLQELSLHQCSVKIHSAALSFLKENLKILSVKFDDFRELPPWMYSLRNLEELYLYGSLGHDISRNITLESLRDLKNLKVLLLKSNIPKIPQAVVDVSSHLQKMYIHNNGTKLVMLNNLKKLVNLTELELVHCDLERIPHAIFSLLSLQELDLKENNLKSIEEIVSFQHLRKLTVLKLWHNSITYIPEHIKKLTSLERLTFSYNKIEVLPSHLFLCNKIRHLDLSFNDIRFIPPEIGVLQSLQYFSITSNKVESLPDELYFCKKLKTLKIGKNNLSILSPKIGNLAFLTFLEVKGNQFEVLPPELGDCRSLKRSSFIVEDALFETLPSDIREQMKAE; translated from the coding sequence GTTATGCAAGACAAGATAATCTGTCTCCCCAAAACCATACAACCTTCTCAGAACAACTCTTCCCTTCCTAACGCATCTCACACCATTGACACTTCAACACCACTGCCTCCACCGCCACCATCTGCCAGCCCTGCAACTGTGGAAATGAAGGGACGAAAGACTGACTTGGACCTGCAGCAGTATAGTTTTATAAACCAGATATGTTATGAAAAAGCCCTCCACTGGTATGCTAAGTACTTTCCTTACCTCGTCCTCATCCACACCCTCATCTTCATGCTTTGCAGTAACTTTTGGTTCAAGTTCCCTGGCTCCAGCTCCAAGATAGAACACTTCATTTCCATTCTGGGGAAGTGTTTCGACTCTCCTTGGACCACCAGGGCTTTATCTGAGGTATCTGGGGAGGATTCTGAAGAAAAGGACAACAGGAAGAACACCTTGCAGAAAACATCTTATCCCTCCCAAACGCCGACTGATACCACTTTGGTCAAATCTCAGTCATTAAAGTCCATACCTGAGAAGTTTGTGGTTGACAAGACCTCTGCTGGGGCACTGGATAAGAAGGAAGGCGAGCAAGCTAAGGCCCTatttgaaaaggtaaaaaagtTCAGGATGCACGTCGAGGAGGGAGACATCCTTTACAGCATGTACGTCCGCCAGACTGTCCTCAAAGTGCTCAAATTCCTGATCATCATTGGTTATAATAGTGCCCTGGTTCCCAAAGTCCAGTTTACGGTCAGCTGTGACATTGACATTCAGGACATGACGGGGTATAAGCATTTCTCTTGCAATCATACCATGGCACACTTATTCTCAAAACTTTCCTTTTGCTACTTATGTTTTGTAAGCATATATGGACTAACGTGCCTTTACACTTTATATTGGCTTTTCTATCGGTCTCTAAAAGAGTATTCTTTTGAGTATGTGAGGCAAGAGACGGGAATTGATGATATACCCGATGTCAAAAATGACTTTGCTTTTCTGCTACATATGATCGATCAATACGACCCTCTCTACTCTAAGAGATTTGCCGTGTTTCTGTCTGAAGTCAgtgaaaataaattgaaacagTTGAACTTAAATAATGAATGGACAGttgataaactgaggcagaaactACAGATGAATGCCCAAAACCGCCTGGAGTTACCACTGATCATGCTCTCGGGCCTTCCAGACACCGTCTTTGAAATCACCGAACTGCAGTCTTTGAAACTTGAAATCATCCAGAACGTCATGATTCCAGCCACCATCGCCCAACTCAGCAACCTCCAGGAGCTCTCTTTGCACCAATGCTCTGTCAAAATCCACAGTGCTGCTTTGAGCTTCCTGAAGGAAAACCTGAAGATTTTGAGCGTCAAGTTTGATGACTTCCGGGAATTGCCGCCCTGGATGTACAGCCTCAGAAATCTGGAGGAGCTCTACTTGTATGGTTCTTTGGGTCACGACATCTCCAGGAACATCACTCTCGAATCTCTGCGGGACCTTAAAAACCTGAAAGTTCTCTTACTCAAAAGCAACATCCCCAAAATTCCTCAAGCTGTTGTGGATGTTTCCAGCCACCTCCAGAAAATGTACATCCATAACAATGGGACCAAGCTTGTCATGCTCAATAACCTGAAGAAACTGGTCAACCTCACAGAGCTGGAGCTGGTCCACTGTGATCTGGAGCGCATCCCCCACGCCATCTTCAGCCTGCTGAGCCTCCAGGAGCTGGACTTGAAGGAAAACAACCTCAAATCGATAGAAGAAATCGTGAGCTTTCAGCATTTACGGAAGCTGACGGTTCTCAAACTCTGGCATAACAGCATTACCTACATCCCGGAGCATATCAAAAAGCTCACCAGCCTGGAGCGCCTGACTTTTAGTTACAATAAAATAGAGGTACTGCCTTCTCACCTCTTTCTATGCAACAAAATCAGACACTTAGATCTGTCTTTCAATGACATTCGGTTTATCCCACCGGAAATAGGAGTGCTACAGAGTTTACAATACTTTTCCATCACTTCTAACAAAGTCGAGAGCCTCCCCGATGAATTGTATTTCTgtaagaaactgaaaactttGAAGATTGGAAAAAATAACTTATCAATCCTTTCACCAAAAATTGGGAATTTAGCATTCCTCACCTTTTTGGAGGTCAAAGGGAATCAGTTTGAGGTCCTCCCTCCAGAACTTGGTGACTGCCGGTCCCTGAAGCGATCTAGCTTTATTGTGGAAGATGCACTGTTTGAAACGCTACCTTCTGATATCCGGGAGCAAATGAAAGCAGAGtaa